The following proteins come from a genomic window of Rattus norvegicus strain BN/NHsdMcwi chromosome 8, GRCr8, whole genome shotgun sequence:
- the LOC134480135 gene encoding uncharacterized protein LOC134480135, with amino-acid sequence MYSPLRKHFGRVNVDFGQNAVRESCLSSKTNDGQRKLAWGMRKDGRLTSSPGPVVINKEANTENTEEQRLIRQLQSATEERNELRDLLTYVTERYRNNRNKDRKEHLSEKFLNKILANKIQIYQKAVQTVEKEIMGKSIVPGFGEKRVLGILCDVTSVVVTTSALLFLSPCLADTQEDMFSRLRKNFGRVNADFGQTGVRESRLSSKINDGQRKLAWGMLNDGRLTSSPGPVVINKEANTENTEEQRLIRQLQSATEERNELRDLLTYVTERYRNNRASRYIRSNPFYEKLKIKEREVMSLLHNLEMRNIEHCEKFQELQKEINFYRNLPSRIHMDKICMQKKLFPFRKESKAEQLDSAPLLQKFLFDLNKKDKDEQEKTSNLQTKQHLDNTT; translated from the exons ATGTATTCCCCTCTTCGCAAGCATTTTGGGAGAGTGAACGTCGATTTTGGACAGAATGCAGTGAGGGAATCTTGCCTTTCATCAAAAacaaatgatggacaaagaaagctGGCCTGGGGAATGCGGA aggatGGGAGACTGACATCATCCCCTGGCCCTGTGGTAATCAACAAGGAGGCCAACACGGAGAacacagaagagcagagactgattaGACAGCTGCAGTCAGCTactgaggagagaaatgagctaagAGATCTCCTGACTTACGTGACAGAGAGATACAGGAACaacag AAATAAAGACCGGAAGGAACacttaagtgaaaaatttctcaataaaatcctggcaaatAAAATTCAGATATATCAG aaagctgtccagactgtggaGAAGGAGATCATGGGGAAGTCTATTGTCCCAGGCTTTGGAGAGAAA agagttcttggcatcctctgtgacGTCACCAGCGTTGTAGTAACCACCAGTGCCCTACTTTTTCTCAGTCCCTGCCTGGCAGATACACaggaagacatgttttcccggcTTCGCAAGAATTTTGGGAGAGTGAACGCCGATTTTGGACAGACTGGAGTGAGGGAATCTCGCCTTTCATCAAAAATAAATGATGGACAACGAAAGCTGGCCTGGGGAATGCTGA atgaTGGGAGACTGACATCATCCCCTGGCCCTGTGGTAATCAACAAGGAGGCCAACACGGAGAACACAGAAGAACAGAGACTGATTAGACAGCTGCAGTCAGCTactgaggagagaaatgagctaagAGATCTCCTGACTTATGTGACAGAGAGATACAGGAACaacag GGCCAGCCGCTACATCAggtcaaatccattttatgaaaaattgaagataaaggagagggaggtcatgtcattactgcacaacttagagatgaggAACATCGAGCattgtgagaaatttcaggagctccagAAGgaaattaacttctatcg GAACCTGCCCAGCCGGATCCATATGGACAAGATATGTATGCAGAAGAAGTTGTTCCCATTCAGAAAAGAGAGCAAAGCAGAACAGCTTGATTCTGCACCGCTGCTACagaaatttttgtttgatttgaacaagaaagataaagacgaacaggagaaaaccagcaacctccagaccaaGCAACATCTG GATAACACCACTTGA